GAATCATTACTAAGGATGTTAGGGATTCTTCCCTGACACGCCATCCTTGTTCCAAAAATCATAAAAAAACCAGCGGCATTGATAAAATGCAAGACTAAGACCTGAATTATTTTCTTCTTGATTAATTTGTGGTAGAAGTAATTATATCTTACTCCCTATACTCAAATTATTTAAAACGCAGGTTTAAAAAAAGAGTATAAAACACAAGGGCATAAAAATGCGCATCCTTTCAATGCTTATTCTTTTATTAACATCTTTCAATAATGTCAATGCACGCGGCAATGGCATGTCACTCATTCGAGATTCAGAAATTGAAGATATTCTTAAATCTTATGCCAAACCTATTTTAGAGGCTGCACATTTAGATCCAAAAGCCTTACGCATTTTCATTGTAGATAGCAAAGATATAAACGCTTTTGTAGCTGGCGGCCAAAATCTTTTTATTCACACAGGTCTTATCCAAAAATCAAAACATCCGGCTGAACTTATTGGTGTTATGGCGCATGAAATTGGTCATATAGCAGGTGGTCATTTAACCCGTTTTGATGCTGAAATTGATCGCGCAAGCAGAACAAGCCTTGCTGGACTTTTAGTGGGTGCTGCAGCGGCCCTTGCTACAAAAGATCCATCAGCACTTGCCGTTGGCGGTATGGCTGGTATGGGTATGGCACAGCGTGGTTTTTTAAGATTCTCGCGCACACAAGAAGCATCAGCCGATCAAGCAGCAATTCTTTTTCTTGAAAAATCAGGGCAATCGCCACAAGGCCTTTACGATATGTTCAAAACCCTTAATCATCAAATAGCCATTTCAACGTCCATTCAGGATCCTTATCTTTTAAGCCATCCGATGACAGATGAACGTATGCGACACATTGAAAATGCATGCACACATTCCCCACATCGCGCAAAAAATCTTTCACCTGAGATTTTAAATGCACATAAAAGATTAACAGCCAAATTAAATGGCCATTTAGATAGCCCCAACAAAAATCTGCGTCATTATAAAGAGGGCGACCAATCCATTGAGTCACGCTATGGGCGTGCTATTGCCTATTACAAGAAGATTGAAACACCTAAAGCCATCAGCATTCTCGATACACTTATCAATGATTATCCTGAAGATCCTTTTTTTCATGAGCTTAAAGGACAAATCTTATTTGAAGCTGGAAAAACACAGGAAGCCCTGCCCTGCTATCAAAAAGCACTCTCTTTAAAACCCGATGCAAGCCTTATGCACATTAGCCTTGCTCAAATTGAACTTGCACTCCCTAACCCTAAATTAGCTGAAATTTCTGCGCATCTTGAAAAAGCACTTATTACAGAACCTGAAAATACTTTTGGTTGGGAGCTTCTTGCAACAGCCTATGGCCAAAATGGGGATATTGGGATGGCTGCCTACGCTTTGGCTGAGAAAAACATGTCCATCGGAAACATAGATGATGCTATGCAACAGGTTTTACGTTCTGAAAAACTTATTCAAAATAAACATCAAATACGTCAAAAACTTCAAGACATTCGTCAAGAAATCGAGTATATTCGTTCGAAAAAAGGGATATTTGGATGATGCGTTTATTATTTACCATTTTATTTTTAGGATTGTCACTTAGCGCTTGTGGCAAAAAAGGAAAGCTTGTTCAACCAGGCCCCATTGGCAGTTACCCTAAGTCGTATCCGTCATTACCCAAAAGCTTTGAACCCATTCAAAAAATGGACGAAAAAGAAAATAATAAATTATCGACCTTAGATTCAGAAAAAGCCCATACTTTGCAAAATAATTAACATTTTATTAAGCTCAAAATGTTGTGTTGTTTCATCAGCAAATAATCTTGCCAAAATTTGATCTAACGATAAAAGTTGTTGCGTAAATTCCGTTAGAGAAGCTCGTTGTACCTTTAACCCATCCAAATGCTCTTGTAGAGCGTTAGACATAACATAAGATTCATCATAAATTATGTCGTCAGAATATCCATATTCAAATAAATAAGGTGTTTGCTCAATACTCTGAATCTGCGCGTCCAAAGATTTTAACGTTGAAGTAGGGTCTTCTTCATCATACCCTAACATAGCACTCAATCCAGCTTTCATATTTGCAATAACGGCCCCCACAACAAATAAATCATTGTCGTTGTATTTCAATTGATCTATACAAAAATCTTTTGAAGAACCATCATTCCTTTTAAAAAGAATCGCATACCTTTCATCAACATCAGCTATAATAACTGTAAAACCTTCCGATAAGTCAGCATTGAAATTCTCAAAAAAACCATTATTGCTGCAATACCAAAGTCCTGAAGGTAATGGTGATCCATCATCATTCAAAATTAAATCTGATAAATCAAAATAATTTGGATAGTCGGGATGATAAATTTCCTTATTGAAAATTTTCTGCATAATCGCTGACTCATTAATGATAAGAGCTTCAGTTTTAGACACACAAAAAGTTGCAAGTAGCACAAAAAATAAAACACGCATTTGAAAAACCCAAAATTTATAATTAGCTTAAGACATACATTATACAATGATTAAAAGTCAATTCATAGATTTTGAACACAGAATTTTAGAATGATATTCTTTTAAAATAGAAAAATGTACAATATTCTTACTTTTTGAAGGCCATCCAATAAACAAAGCAGATGATTTTAATTTTACCACTACAATGATTATTTGACTTTAGATCTATCTACACTAAAATAAAATGATCGCCAAGCCCTCCCTCCTACGCCCCGCGGCAAAACCCACGGTGTCCATGGGTCAAAAGTGCAATGTAAGTCTTTGTCAGATTTCTAAAGTTTTATGGATCCTGCGGGTTTTGCCGCGGGACGTAGGAAGAGAGATCTTTAAAACTCTCACTCCCTCTTGGGCAGTTACAAACATAACGAGGAAAACATAATGAAAATAATGAAGATTTTTTCTAATTTTGCACGTAAATGTGCGCTTTTGGCCGGTCATCCTGTAACTTTCATTTCCTCCGTTTGCATTATCATTGCTTGGGTGCTTCTTGGTCCTATTTTCAATTATTCTGATACATGGCAGCTTGTCATCAATACATCAACATCAATCTTGACTTTTCTTATGATCTTTCTAGTACAAAATACTCAAAACCGCGACAACGAAGCTGTTCAAATAAAACTTGATGAGCTCATTCGCTCCCATGAAGGCGCACATAATGCTCTTTTAGACCTTGAAGAGCTTACACAAAAAGAACTTGAAACAATCAAAGAGAAATATGAAAAATTAGCAAAAGAAGCGCGTAAAAACTTAAGAAAAGGCATAGACGATACAAAAACAACTAAGGTTTAAACCTACGCTTATTATCAAAAATAAGCGGCGATATTCATGCAAATACCTTTGCTTTCCTGAACGCGTTGGAGCGACGCTTCATACGCAAATTCAGGGTCCAGAAAGAAATATATGCTCGTAAGAGCATAACTCTATTATATAAAAGCATGTCATGATCTTCGATCATGCTTTTTAACTGGACCCTGAATCCGTGCTCGAAGCTTTGCTTCTCGCCTGTTCAGGGAAACAACTGGGCATTTGGTAAGTTTCGAGTCCTAATTAAATTTTTGTCCCGTAGATTGGTAAAAAGTTAACTTACTTGTTTTTCCAATTATTTTTATCAAAAAAATCTTTAATCTCTTTTTCGGCCTGTTCTTTTTGATAGCCATAATTTTTTTGTAAAGACCCATGCAGTTCTTCGTAAGAACCTTTCATTTGAGCAACTTCATCGTCTGTAATCTTACCCCATTGATTTCTTAATTTTCCTTTGATTTCATGCCAGTATCCTTTAAAAATATCTTCATTCATCTGTCTACTCCCCATGTTTCAAAACAAGCGATTTACCTAAGTAACGCATATTTTGTAATTAACGTATAAATACTTTTTATAAAAAGGCTGCAAAACAAAGATCTACAGCCTTTTTACGATATATAGTCAATAGACATTGGTAGGATACAGTCACGCCTCACTCATGTATATAAGGATACACTTCGCTGGTTGTTCCTTGTCTACTTCTCAATTCTATTGACTATGTTCTAGCGTCGAAAATTAAAAACGCTCAAATTTTATCTAGTGCCTTTTTGTCCACCAGTGCCACTACCTGATCCACCGCTGCCACCACCAGATCCGCCGCCTGATCCACCGCTGCCACCACCAGATCCGCCGCCTGTACCACCACCTGGATTAGTACTTCCTGTTCCACCATGATTTTGTTTTTGATTAGGATCTCTTTGTTGACCTGGATTTTGATTTTGATCTTTACTCACACTTAGTCTCCCATTTATGTTTTTATCATTTGTAGAACAATAGTACATCGATAATAAATTTTAAGCAAATAACGCAACTATATGATAAATAAAACTAATATAATTTTACAAAAACAACATAACAACAAAACATAATTAATTAATATTATTTAATAATTTAAATTAAAAAATAAAAGAAAAATTGTATTTTTTAATACAAACATATAATTATTTTAAAAAAGAACATCTTAAATTTAAACAAGAAAGAGCATAATCGATATCCACAAGAACAGAAAAACATGTTAAGTTTTTAACTGTCTTGAAAAGACTTATTTTTTTATAAAAATTAATACTAAATTAAACAAAAATACTTCAATACCAAAAACATTAAAATGAATACTATAGTAGGAACTCATACACATACTTATTTGGCGCACAAAACAAGTACGCTAAACAATAAAATGCTAAGTAGCTAAAGACAATTTATGTATAGTTAAATAACTTTGAATTCAGACAAGGAATAACGGGCAATGTGTAGTCTCTTCCTACATGAGAAAAGTTTGACGATGTATCAATTTGAAGTTATTTAACTATAATGAAAATAATAGGGCAACACCACGAGACATACCCCGTGGCATTGCATTTGTACTATAAATCAAGAAAAAACATTTCACAAAAAGCTTTAACTTTTTGATTCTCAGTTAATGCATTAAAATCTGCTGCTATTTTTATTGGGATAGTAGCGTTTTTAAAAAAGTTAACAATATCTCCTTTTGTCATTGTGTCAACTTTGCTTTGATCAAAATTATTTTCCTTTAATAGATGTCCGAGGCAAATCAACGTTTCGGCCATTACATCATCGTCAGACGATGAAGATTTAACCTCACTAGAGCTACTGCTAGAGGATGTATCGCTCGTTTCAGTAACTGTTGATAAATCTGTCCCTTCTATGGAACTAAAACTTTTTTCGTAAATTGCTTTTCGGAGCAATCCAAATTCATTAATGCGTGAACCGAAATGATCGTTTAGAGCAATAATAATGAGTGTTTTCTCTTCATTCCACGATAAATTGTTTACCAAATTTTTATCTATGAAATTATTAAAAATTTCTATAAATGTTGTAAGGATTAATTTTTTTTGATCTACGTTTTCCTTTAATACTTCATTTAACTCATAAGCGATTTTTATGAATTCTTCGTAATTAAAGTTTGCTAATGCGGTTTTTAATTTTGATAGACTAATTTCAACACTTTTAGGTGTTTTTGGTGTCAAACTCGCTGAAATTGCTGAGGATGAAGAACTTGATGTATATTCTGGAAAAGTAGAAGAATTATAACTTTGCGATTCATCTGACTGTATAAGTGTAGATGCATTTAATTCTTCTATTTTGATGAAAATATCACCTACTAAATTAGACTCATTGTCGCAGGCGAGTGTTAGAAGACTAGAGTATTTTGACAGAAGATCAAACCCATTAATGCCTGTTAATATTTGTGCATTATAACCAATTTCAAGAATTTGAAATTGACTTATTAAATCACTGCTAGAATAGAACGGTGAATCAAAAATAGTGTTCAATATGTATGATAATAAGTCTTTAAGTGGCACTCTTATACTATCATCAATAATTGCCTGACCTATTTCTAATTCTAATTTAAAAAAACGCTCTAACGATAAGGCTAATGTAGTTGCTGTAATTAAATCCCTTTGATTACAAATTTGAAACTGACTTAGTTTATTAATTCGGGTCATTGTATCAGGTAAATATTTTGCTTCTGCAAAAATATTTGATTCAATAGTGCTTTTTCCTTCTAATTGTTTTTGTCGTTCAAAAATCAATTTTTGAAGTGTTGCATCTAGTTGTTCTACAGAAATATTAAAGTGATTAATAAAACTTGTTTCAAATTTTTGAGTATCTACCCATGCATTTGCTTTAAATTCCAATGAAAGAAATGCTAATAAAGAAATAAATGTTAGTTTTTTCATGTAAATCGCCTTTTGTTAATGAAAATATTAAATTACATATTGAATACCACTTAATTTTGTTAATGTCAAAAAAAAATTCAACATACAACTATAAAACTATTGAGCATTAACATTTAAAAATTAATATTTCAATAAATAATATTAAACATGCAAAATTAATATTTATAAATTTAAATTAAAAACTAAAATACAAGTTATATTTTCTTCAATAAACCTAGAATTACTTTAAAAAAAACTTATTATGAAATAATACCATTTTCAAAAAAGAATAGGGTGTTTTCAAAATTAAATGAATAACTTTTTTTCTCCCTTCCTACGTCCCGTGGCTTGTCCACGGGATCCAGTCTTACAATGACAAAGAAAGATGCATCTTGTTTAATGTGCTGAAAAAAAATAATTTTTTCTCTTTGTAAGTTCTAGGACTGGATCCCGCGAACAAGTCGCGGGACGTAGGAAGAGGGCGGTTCCATAAATATTGAAACCTAAAAAATTATAAAAACTAATTAATCATTTCTGAAATTGGTATAATTTGAAATTCAGACAAGGAACAACACACGTACTTATATTTGGCGCACAAAATAAAGTACGCCAAACACTAAAATTCTAAGCTGCTAAAGACATTTTATGGGCAATTGAAGTTCGACGATCAACAACAATACCACCATCTTTCATGACAATTTGATGATTGTTTTTATCAGACGCCTTAGCAATATGATTAAAAGGATTACCCTCAACAACTAAAAGATCTGCTTTATAGCCTTCTTGAATCGACCCACGATCTTTCAAACGCATAAGATCTGCACCATTAGACGTCGCCGCAATTAATGCATCTTCTGGGCTTATACCCATTTCAACCATAAATTGTAATTCTTGAGCATTATCGCCATGATGATTACCTGGTGTGCCTGAATCAGTTCCCATGACAAGTTTACCACCGGCCTTGTAAAAGCTTATAATTGCTTCTTTTTGACGATCTTCAAGACGCGCACATTTTTCACGCATATAATCGGGAATTTCATCACCATCAAGCATTGCTTTAAGTGCACAAATGGTTGGCACTAAGAATGTACCACGTTTAACCATTTCATTCATCGAATCATCGTTCAAGAAAATACCATGTTCAATAGAATCAACACCTGCAAGCACAGCATTTTTAATACCGTCAGATCCTTGCGCGTGACACGCAACCGTTTTTTGGAAACGATGTGCTTCTTTAACACCAGCAATCAATTCCTGATCATCAAAATGACTATCTTCAGGATTGACACCTTCCGTTACAACACCACCTGTTGCCATTAATTTAATAAGATCAACGCCATGCAATATTTGTTCACGTACCGCTTTAATAACTTCTTGAGGACCATCAGCTTGACGCGCCATAAAATGAATATGTCCACCCGTCATACAAATAGCCTTACCTGCTACTTTAATGGTAGGCCCCTTAAACAAACCTGCATTACAGGCATCCCTGACAGCAACTTCAATATAATCATGGCCAGCACAATCTCTGATTGACGTTACGCCACCTTCAAGAATTTGTTGCGCATTATATAAAGATCGCAACACAAGATCATGTTGTTTTAATGTGCTAACCGTTGCTTGTAGATCTGATTGGCCAGAAAAAACAAGATGCACATGACAGTCAATAAGACCAGGCAAAAGGGTTTTTCCCTCTAAAGAAATAACCTCACCATCAAAGCCAACAAACTCTGCATGTGGCGCAACACGTTTAATGACATTACCTTCCACAAGAACACAAAAACCCGAAGGAAGAATTTTTTTTCCTTGGAAAACAAGACCATCTTTGAATAAAACCGACATGAACACTGACCTTTAATGATTAAGTTTCTACATTAAACATCAATTATATATAAAATCTTAAAGAAAATCAAGTTTTTATATCAACTTTGCTAACCAAAATATGAAGATTAATTTCACCAAATACAAATTTAAATATTTTTTAATTTTATGCACGTTTTTAAAATTAAATCATTATGTATAATTCCATTAAAATACAATTACAAAAACAAACAGAATAATAAATATATATTACTTAACTATTTAT
This genomic window from Alphaproteobacteria bacterium contains:
- a CDS encoding M48 family metalloprotease; this encodes MRILSMLILLLTSFNNVNARGNGMSLIRDSEIEDILKSYAKPILEAAHLDPKALRIFIVDSKDINAFVAGGQNLFIHTGLIQKSKHPAELIGVMAHEIGHIAGGHLTRFDAEIDRASRTSLAGLLVGAAAALATKDPSALAVGGMAGMGMAQRGFLRFSRTQEASADQAAILFLEKSGQSPQGLYDMFKTLNHQIAISTSIQDPYLLSHPMTDERMRHIENACTHSPHRAKNLSPEILNAHKRLTAKLNGHLDSPNKNLRHYKEGDQSIESRYGRAIAYYKKIETPKAISILDTLINDYPEDPFFHELKGQILFEAGKTQEALPCYQKALSLKPDASLMHISLAQIELALPNPKLAEISAHLEKALITEPENTFGWELLATAYGQNGDIGMAAYALAEKNMSIGNIDDAMQQVLRSEKLIQNKHQIRQKLQDIRQEIEYIRSKKGIFG
- a CDS encoding CsbD family protein, whose translation is MNEDIFKGYWHEIKGKLRNQWGKITDDEVAQMKGSYEELHGSLQKNYGYQKEQAEKEIKDFFDKNNWKNK
- a CDS encoding amidohydrolase family protein → MSVLFKDGLVFQGKKILPSGFCVLVEGNVIKRVAPHAEFVGFDGEVISLEGKTLLPGLIDCHVHLVFSGQSDLQATVSTLKQHDLVLRSLYNAQQILEGGVTSIRDCAGHDYIEVAVRDACNAGLFKGPTIKVAGKAICMTGGHIHFMARQADGPQEVIKAVREQILHGVDLIKLMATGGVVTEGVNPEDSHFDDQELIAGVKEAHRFQKTVACHAQGSDGIKNAVLAGVDSIEHGIFLNDDSMNEMVKRGTFLVPTICALKAMLDGDEIPDYMREKCARLEDRQKEAIISFYKAGGKLVMGTDSGTPGNHHGDNAQELQFMVEMGISPEDALIAATSNGADLMRLKDRGSIQEGYKADLLVVEGNPFNHIAKASDKNNHQIVMKDGGIVVDRRTSIAHKMSLAA
- a CDS encoding low affinity iron permease family protein — protein: MKIMKIFSNFARKCALLAGHPVTFISSVCIIIAWVLLGPIFNYSDTWQLVINTSTSILTFLMIFLVQNTQNRDNEAVQIKLDELIRSHEGAHNALLDLEELTQKELETIKEKYEKLAKEARKNLRKGIDDTKTTKV